One Microbacterium marinum genomic window carries:
- the msrB gene encoding peptide-methionine (R)-S-oxide reductase MsrB, whose amino-acid sequence MSYRVKKTDEQWREELSPDQYAVLRQAGTERAWTGELLDESRAGLYACAACGAELFQSGTKFDSHCGWPSFYESVRPEAVELIEDNSHGMVRTEVRCANCGSHLGHVFPDGFGTPTGDRYCMNSLSLSFTPEGA is encoded by the coding sequence ATGAGCTATCGCGTGAAGAAGACCGACGAGCAGTGGCGTGAGGAACTCTCACCCGACCAGTACGCCGTGCTGCGTCAGGCGGGGACGGAGCGCGCCTGGACGGGCGAGCTGCTCGACGAGAGCCGAGCGGGCCTGTACGCCTGCGCCGCCTGCGGCGCGGAACTGTTCCAGAGCGGCACGAAGTTCGACTCGCACTGCGGGTGGCCGAGCTTCTACGAGTCGGTGCGTCCCGAGGCGGTCGAGCTGATCGAGGACAACAGCCACGGCATGGTGCGCACCGAGGTGCGCTGCGCCAACTGCGGCTCGCACCTGGGGCACGTGTTCCCCGACGGTTTCGGCACCCCCACGGGCGACCGGTACTGCATGAACTCGCTGTCGCTGTCGTTCACGCCCGAAGGCGCCTGA
- a CDS encoding DUF3263 domain-containing protein, whose protein sequence is MPLSDRDRALLDFEGAWNGHSGAKEEAVRAELALTPARYYQLLGRIVETADAVAYDPVLVHRLRRLHGGQGAASLAPLR, encoded by the coding sequence GTGCCCCTCTCCGACCGCGACCGTGCGCTCCTCGACTTCGAGGGAGCCTGGAACGGACACTCCGGAGCGAAGGAGGAAGCGGTGCGGGCCGAGCTCGCCCTGACCCCCGCGCGGTACTACCAGCTTCTCGGTCGGATCGTGGAGACCGCCGACGCGGTCGCTTACGACCCCGTCCTGGTGCACCGTCTGCGGCGTCTGCACGGCGGTCAGGGCGCGGCTTCGCTCGCCCCGCTCAGGTAG
- a CDS encoding A/G-specific adenine glycosylase — MSADLAPPLIAWYRDNARDLPWRAEGFGAWGILVSEFMLQQTPVARVIPRLTEWLQRWPTPAALAASPPADAVRLWANLGYPRRALWLHRAATEIRDRHDGVVPRDVDALLALTGIGDYTARAVAVFAYGDRHPVVDTNTRRVLARAVDGRSQPGQPATADLAAMTRVLPADDTDAAVVNAAAMELGAVVCTARSPRCEACPLAAVCAWRAAGYPDTGDARRRQARYEGSDRQARGAVLKVLRAAPDHSAAAEEVIAEWPDPLQRTRAIDSLITDGLVEATGGALHLPR; from the coding sequence ATGTCCGCCGACCTCGCTCCGCCGCTTATCGCGTGGTACCGGGACAATGCGCGCGACCTCCCGTGGCGGGCCGAGGGTTTCGGTGCATGGGGCATCCTCGTGAGCGAGTTCATGCTGCAGCAGACGCCCGTGGCCCGGGTGATCCCGCGCCTGACCGAGTGGCTCCAGCGATGGCCGACGCCCGCCGCTCTCGCGGCATCCCCTCCCGCAGACGCGGTACGGCTGTGGGCGAATCTCGGCTACCCGCGCCGGGCCCTCTGGCTGCACCGGGCCGCGACGGAGATCCGCGACCGTCACGATGGTGTCGTGCCGCGCGACGTCGACGCGCTGCTTGCTCTGACCGGCATCGGCGACTACACCGCGCGTGCCGTCGCCGTGTTCGCCTACGGAGACCGGCATCCGGTCGTCGACACGAACACGCGCCGGGTGCTCGCCCGCGCCGTCGACGGGCGTTCGCAGCCGGGGCAGCCCGCCACAGCTGATCTGGCGGCGATGACGAGAGTCCTCCCGGCGGACGACACGGATGCCGCCGTCGTCAACGCGGCCGCGATGGAACTCGGCGCGGTCGTGTGCACCGCGCGCTCCCCGCGCTGCGAGGCGTGCCCGCTCGCGGCCGTCTGCGCGTGGCGTGCTGCCGGCTACCCCGACACGGGTGATGCCCGGCGCAGACAGGCCCGGTACGAGGGCAGCGACCGGCAGGCGCGCGGCGCCGTGCTGAAAGTGCTCCGCGCCGCGCCGGACCATTCCGCCGCGGCGGAGGAGGTCATCGCCGAGTGGCCCGATCCGCTGCAGCGCACGCGCGCGATCGATTCGCTCATCACCGACGGTCTCGTGGAAGCCACCGGCGGGGCGCTCCACCTTCCGCGCTGA
- a CDS encoding LytR C-terminal domain-containing protein — MPSPSSEIDSSAPRDAADTPAALAPSRGSFPADRFDDLPDEPGRRGAHRAENPRLRLGGVLLWSAVATIAIILVGIFGTMLATGRLSFAPAAEQTQAAGPVAPEVDTSYPVMVLNATDQAGLGAQIRETIVAAGWAEEDVQDNNASSTDFSTTTVYYQGAADEAAARGLADVIGGAEVSLDDTYQVVSDPSTPGVDGESGAQLVVVVGLDMRTE; from the coding sequence GTGCCATCCCCGTCTTCCGAGATCGACTCGTCCGCTCCGCGGGATGCCGCCGACACCCCGGCCGCTCTCGCACCCTCGCGCGGGTCGTTCCCTGCCGATCGTTTCGACGATCTGCCGGATGAGCCCGGTCGGCGAGGCGCGCACCGCGCGGAGAATCCGCGGCTGCGTCTGGGCGGCGTGCTCCTGTGGTCGGCTGTCGCGACCATCGCGATCATCCTGGTGGGGATCTTCGGCACGATGCTGGCGACCGGCCGCCTGAGCTTCGCGCCGGCCGCTGAGCAGACCCAGGCGGCCGGTCCCGTCGCGCCCGAGGTCGACACGTCCTACCCGGTGATGGTGCTGAACGCCACCGACCAGGCCGGTCTGGGCGCGCAGATCCGCGAGACGATCGTCGCGGCCGGGTGGGCCGAGGAAGACGTCCAGGACAACAACGCCAGCTCCACCGATTTCTCGACCACCACCGTGTACTACCAGGGGGCGGCGGACGAGGCTGCCGCGCGGGGCCTCGCCGACGTGATCGGGGGAGCCGAGGTGTCGCTCGACGACACGTATCAGGTGGTCAGCGACCCCAGCACGCCCGGCGTCGACGGCGAATCCGGCGCGCAGCTGGTGGTCGTCGTCGGACTGGACATGCGCACCGAGTGA
- a CDS encoding cold-shock protein, whose amino-acid sequence MTQGTVKWFNAEKGFGFITQVDGQDVFVHYSSIEMSGFRVLEEGQTVEFTVGTGQKGPQAESVRVVA is encoded by the coding sequence ATGACACAGGGAACCGTCAAGTGGTTCAACGCCGAGAAGGGCTTCGGCTTCATCACCCAGGTCGATGGTCAGGACGTGTTCGTCCACTACTCCAGCATCGAGATGTCCGGCTTCCGGGTGCTCGAAGAGGGCCAGACCGTCGAGTTCACCGTGGGTACCGGGCAGAAGGGCCCGCAGGCCGAGTCGGTTCGCGTCGTCGCCTGA
- the rbfA gene encoding 30S ribosome-binding factor RbfA yields the protein MAGERQARLADRIRVLIAERLEKGLRDPRLGFVTITDVRVTGDLQHASVFYTVYGDDQARSDSSAALAAATGMLRREVGRQLGIRLTPSLEFILDGLPENAGHIEDLLREARERDAAVAGIAASGTYAGESDPYVKPREDDDED from the coding sequence ATGGCTGGAGAACGACAGGCACGGCTCGCGGATCGCATCCGCGTGCTCATCGCGGAGCGTCTCGAGAAGGGGCTGCGCGACCCGCGGCTCGGTTTCGTCACGATCACCGACGTCCGTGTGACGGGCGACCTCCAGCACGCGTCGGTGTTCTACACCGTCTACGGCGACGACCAGGCGCGCAGCGACAGCTCCGCGGCACTGGCGGCGGCCACCGGCATGCTGCGCCGCGAGGTCGGCCGCCAGCTCGGCATCCGTCTCACCCCGTCGCTGGAGTTCATCCTCGACGGTCTCCCCGAGAACGCCGGGCACATCGAAGACCTCCTGCGCGAAGCGCGCGAGCGCGATGCGGCCGTCGCGGGGATCGCGGCATCCGGCACGTACGCGGGCGAGTCCGACCCGTACGTGAAGCCGCGCGAAGACGACGACGAGGACTGA
- a CDS encoding bifunctional riboflavin kinase/FAD synthetase, which yields MKVFFDPTEIPAGFGPSVVAIGKFDGVHSGHRAVIDRARVTATDAAARVVAVTFDRNPLSILRPDRCPEALVSVDQKIALLADAGVDATLVLRFDEALAALSPREFVEHVLVDALGAVCVMVGDDFRFGRGGAGTPAVLGDLGADLGFTVDVVSDVQGGGRRVSSTWVRELLAAGQVEDAARLLGRPHAVRGEIVHGLKRGRELGYPTANLSSELEGFVPADGVYAGWLIDEGKDAGALSAATRYPAAISIGTNPTFDDVPERQIEAYVLDETDLDLYDHTVQVQITHRIRGMVKFEGIDVLIETMRGDVAAVRAALLPGR from the coding sequence ATGAAGGTCTTCTTCGACCCGACCGAGATCCCCGCGGGGTTCGGTCCGAGCGTCGTCGCGATCGGGAAGTTCGACGGCGTCCACTCCGGCCACCGTGCGGTCATCGATCGTGCGCGCGTGACGGCGACAGATGCCGCGGCGCGGGTCGTCGCGGTCACCTTCGACCGCAACCCGCTCAGCATCCTCCGACCCGACCGCTGCCCCGAGGCGCTGGTGAGCGTCGACCAGAAGATCGCACTCCTCGCCGATGCCGGTGTCGACGCGACGCTCGTGCTCCGCTTCGATGAGGCGCTCGCCGCCCTGTCTCCGCGGGAGTTCGTCGAGCACGTCCTGGTCGACGCACTCGGCGCGGTCTGCGTGATGGTGGGGGACGACTTCCGCTTCGGCCGCGGCGGTGCGGGGACGCCCGCGGTGCTCGGCGACCTCGGCGCCGACTTGGGCTTCACCGTCGACGTAGTCTCGGACGTCCAGGGCGGCGGCCGCCGGGTGTCATCGACCTGGGTGCGCGAACTCCTCGCCGCCGGGCAGGTGGAGGACGCGGCTCGGCTGCTCGGCCGCCCGCACGCCGTGCGCGGTGAGATCGTCCACGGACTCAAGCGCGGTCGCGAACTGGGGTATCCGACGGCGAACCTGTCGTCCGAGCTCGAGGGGTTCGTCCCCGCCGACGGCGTCTACGCGGGCTGGCTGATCGACGAGGGGAAGGATGCCGGCGCGCTGAGCGCGGCGACGCGCTATCCGGCGGCCATCTCGATCGGAACCAACCCCACCTTCGACGACGTGCCGGAGCGTCAGATCGAGGCGTACGTGCTCGACGAGACCGATCTCGATCTCTACGACCACACCGTGCAGGTGCAGATCACGCACCGGATCCGCGGCATGGTGAAGTTCGAGGGCATCGACGTGCTCATCGAGACGATGCGCGGTGATGTCGCCGCCGTGCGGGCCGCGCTGCTGCCGGGCCGCTGA
- the truB gene encoding tRNA pseudouridine(55) synthase TruB, whose translation MHQPPSPSGILLVDKPGAVTSHDVVARARRALNTRKIGHAGTLDPMATGLLILGVGPATRLLTYIVGLGKTYEATIRLGVSTDSDDADGQETGRTDAAAVSDASITAAIADLTGEISQVPSTVSAIKVGGRRAYDLARAGEQVELKARAVTVSRFDVLATRREGDAIDLDVIVDCSSGTYIRALARDLGAALGVGGHLTALRRTRIGDFDVADAVTEITPEATLLGAADTARRVLGAFSVTADEARDLRHGKRLHGAASRLQGENPAAIDPDGVLVGIVGRRGDDVKSFMNMPEAQG comes from the coding sequence ATGCACCAGCCCCCGAGCCCGAGCGGGATCCTGCTCGTCGACAAGCCCGGCGCGGTGACCAGTCACGACGTGGTCGCGCGTGCGCGCCGCGCGCTGAACACCCGCAAGATCGGTCACGCCGGAACCCTCGACCCGATGGCGACGGGCCTCCTCATCCTCGGCGTCGGGCCCGCCACCCGCCTGCTGACCTACATCGTCGGGCTCGGCAAGACGTACGAGGCCACCATTCGGCTCGGGGTGTCCACCGACTCCGACGACGCCGACGGGCAGGAGACGGGACGAACGGATGCCGCGGCCGTCAGCGATGCGTCCATCACCGCCGCGATCGCCGACCTGACCGGGGAGATCTCACAGGTGCCCAGCACGGTCTCGGCGATCAAGGTCGGCGGTCGACGGGCCTACGATCTCGCACGTGCGGGGGAGCAGGTGGAGTTGAAGGCGCGTGCCGTGACGGTCTCGCGCTTCGACGTGCTCGCGACCCGCCGGGAGGGGGATGCCATCGACCTCGACGTGATCGTCGACTGCTCGAGCGGCACGTACATCCGTGCGCTGGCCCGCGACCTCGGCGCTGCGCTCGGGGTGGGCGGGCATCTCACCGCCCTCCGGCGCACCCGTATCGGCGACTTCGACGTCGCGGACGCCGTGACCGAGATCACGCCCGAGGCGACGCTGCTCGGCGCGGCGGACACCGCGCGTCGTGTGCTCGGCGCCTTCTCGGTCACGGCGGACGAGGCGCGCGATCTGCGACACGGCAAGCGGCTGCACGGCGCGGCATCCCGCCTCCAAGGCGAGAACCCGGCGGCGATCGATCCCGACGGGGTGCTCGTGGGCATCGTCGGCCGGCGCGGAGACGACGTGAAGAGCTTCATGAACATGCCGGAGGCTCAGGGATGA
- a CDS encoding DUF3048 domain-containing protein → MTRITATSRASRLRGRRIVVPMLLTVALLAACSPQAEPTPSATPSETPRATSTFTPAPSPPPTTAAAPLRGTEMPIGEASRPALSAKIDNQIDARPQWGLDRTDIVFEELVEGGLTRYVAVWHSEVPAKIGPVRSIRPMDPDIAGPLGGIIAYSGGQERFVSMMKKTELHNAVHGGKDDRFMYRTDARQAPHNVILRADAIVDHYDALDAPAAQFRYSPSGWAPLFGRASKGVDVRFSPASERNWRWNGEKKAYLRSQAGKPDRVAGAGRISAKNVVVLEVDIDWRYGDIPKTVMVGKGRGWVSTGGSAMGVTWSKKSRDSRIVLRNDAGTEVRLAPGNTWVELVPKAGSVTVL, encoded by the coding sequence GTGACCCGAATCACCGCCACCTCCCGCGCCTCCCGCCTCCGCGGTCGGCGCATCGTCGTGCCGATGCTGCTGACGGTGGCGCTCCTGGCCGCATGCTCACCGCAGGCCGAGCCGACGCCGAGTGCGACGCCGTCCGAAACGCCACGCGCGACGTCGACGTTCACGCCCGCCCCGTCTCCGCCGCCCACCACCGCCGCAGCGCCGTTGCGCGGCACGGAGATGCCGATCGGCGAGGCGTCGCGACCCGCGCTGTCGGCGAAGATCGACAACCAGATCGATGCGCGGCCACAGTGGGGCCTCGACCGCACCGACATCGTCTTCGAAGAGCTGGTCGAGGGCGGACTCACACGTTACGTCGCGGTGTGGCACTCCGAGGTGCCGGCGAAGATCGGACCGGTGCGCAGCATCCGTCCGATGGATCCGGATATCGCGGGCCCCCTCGGCGGGATCATCGCGTACTCCGGAGGGCAAGAGCGCTTCGTCTCGATGATGAAGAAGACCGAGCTTCACAACGCCGTCCACGGCGGCAAAGACGACCGGTTCATGTACCGGACCGACGCGCGACAGGCTCCGCACAACGTGATCCTGCGCGCCGACGCCATCGTCGACCACTACGACGCTCTCGACGCGCCCGCGGCCCAGTTCCGCTACTCGCCCTCCGGGTGGGCGCCCCTGTTCGGACGGGCGTCGAAGGGAGTCGACGTCCGGTTCTCGCCGGCGTCGGAGCGCAACTGGCGATGGAACGGCGAAAAGAAGGCCTACCTCCGCTCGCAGGCCGGCAAGCCCGACCGGGTGGCCGGGGCAGGGCGCATCTCGGCGAAGAACGTCGTCGTGCTGGAGGTCGACATCGACTGGCGTTACGGCGACATCCCGAAGACCGTCATGGTCGGCAAGGGGCGCGGCTGGGTCTCGACGGGAGGGTCGGCGATGGGCGTCACCTGGTCGAAGAAGAGCCGTGACTCCCGCATCGTCCTGCGCAACGACGCCGGCACCGAAGTGCGTCTCGCGCCCGGCAACACCTGGGTCGAACTCGTCCCGAAGGCAGGCTCGGTCACGGTCCTCTGA
- a CDS encoding DMT family transporter: MAETQAPPAPSLWLALAGSVFVGVLTAVQARINGQLGVRLDHPMAAAVISFGSGLLLVTAVALLVPSGRRGFAALGRGLRERTIPWWMLIGGAAGALTVATQSLTVGIVGVSLFTVGLVAGQTVGGLAIDRIGYGPGGVVPVTVPRLVGGALALVAVAVMLLAGEGVADVPVWILALPLIVGVGLSWQQATNGRLRQRVGSPLTATFVNFLVGSTLLVVGALVVTILTGPPRPLPAEPWLYLGGALGVVYIVMSAALVAHTGVLLFGLGAVSGQLVASLVLDAAWPAPASPGLAVEIVTVAIALCSVFVAGFWRTRR; the protein is encoded by the coding sequence TTGGCTGAGACGCAGGCCCCGCCGGCACCCTCGCTCTGGCTCGCGCTGGCGGGATCGGTCTTCGTCGGTGTCCTCACCGCCGTGCAAGCACGCATCAACGGGCAGCTGGGCGTGCGTCTGGACCATCCGATGGCGGCCGCCGTCATCTCCTTCGGCAGCGGTCTGCTCCTCGTCACCGCGGTGGCGCTGCTCGTGCCGTCGGGTCGGCGCGGTTTCGCCGCACTGGGTCGAGGGCTGCGCGAGCGGACGATTCCCTGGTGGATGCTGATCGGTGGCGCCGCCGGAGCTCTCACCGTCGCGACGCAGAGTCTCACGGTGGGCATCGTGGGGGTGTCGCTGTTCACGGTGGGACTCGTCGCCGGTCAGACCGTCGGCGGCCTCGCGATCGACAGGATCGGCTACGGCCCCGGCGGCGTGGTCCCGGTCACGGTTCCTCGCCTCGTGGGGGGTGCGCTGGCGCTCGTCGCCGTCGCCGTCATGCTGCTGGCCGGCGAAGGCGTGGCGGACGTTCCGGTGTGGATCCTCGCGCTCCCGCTCATCGTGGGCGTCGGTCTCTCCTGGCAGCAGGCCACCAACGGCCGGCTCCGCCAGCGCGTCGGCAGCCCGCTCACCGCGACGTTCGTCAACTTCCTGGTGGGCTCGACGCTCCTCGTCGTCGGCGCACTCGTCGTCACGATCCTCACCGGCCCGCCGCGCCCGCTCCCCGCGGAACCGTGGCTCTATCTCGGCGGGGCGCTCGGGGTGGTCTACATCGTGATGTCGGCCGCGCTGGTGGCCCACACCGGGGTGCTGCTGTTCGGCCTCGGTGCCGTGTCGGGGCAACTCGTGGCATCCCTCGTCTTGGATGCCGCGTGGCCTGCACCGGCGAGCCCCGGCCTCGCCGTCGAAATCGTCACGGTCGCGATCGCGCTGTGCTCGGTCTTCGTGGCGGGGTTCTGGCGGACTCGCCGGTGA
- the deoC gene encoding deoxyribose-phosphate aldolase: MPTERELAATIDHAILKPELTRADVDAELDIAAEWGVFSVCVRPSDIAYAVSRLAGTGVAVGTVIGFPHGTTSTAAKVAETRQALADGAAEVDMVVNIGALRSGFDDVVADDIRAVVEAASGHIVKVILETALLDDEQIERGSRLTEQGGADFVKTSTGFAGGGATIPHVSLMRATVGEGVQVKASGGVRSYADALAMLEAGATRLGTSGSAVILGEARRVDAGEESTGAVDSGSY; this comes from the coding sequence ATGCCCACCGAACGCGAACTCGCCGCCACCATCGACCACGCGATCCTGAAGCCGGAGCTCACGCGCGCCGACGTCGACGCCGAGCTCGACATCGCCGCCGAATGGGGCGTCTTCAGCGTCTGCGTCCGCCCGAGCGACATCGCGTACGCCGTCTCGCGCCTCGCGGGCACCGGCGTGGCCGTCGGCACCGTCATCGGCTTCCCGCACGGCACCACGTCGACCGCCGCGAAGGTCGCGGAGACCCGCCAGGCCCTCGCCGACGGCGCCGCAGAGGTCGACATGGTCGTCAACATCGGCGCCCTCCGTTCGGGCTTCGACGACGTCGTCGCAGACGACATCCGCGCCGTGGTCGAGGCGGCATCCGGCCACATCGTCAAGGTCATCCTCGAGACCGCGTTGCTCGACGACGAGCAGATCGAACGCGGCAGCCGACTCACCGAGCAGGGCGGCGCCGATTTCGTCAAGACCTCGACGGGCTTCGCCGGGGGCGGCGCGACGATCCCCCACGTGAGCCTGATGCGCGCCACCGTCGGCGAGGGCGTACAGGTCAAGGCTTCGGGCGGCGTCCGCAGCTACGCCGACGCGCTCGCGATGCTCGAGGCCGGCGCGACGCGTCTGGGCACGAGCGGCAGCGCGGTCATCCTCGGAGAGGCGCGCCGGGTCGACGCCGGCGAGGAGAGCACCGGCGCCGTCGACAGCGGCTCGTACTGA
- a CDS encoding DEAD/DEAH box helicase codes for MPTTASTAQKTSSRRRKGSSSRRDDDAPLIPILARKVREVEAKSQRGKLGPTNRVKFQVIAFLVREERARVKADGEIADGARAELLKRLDGVATILAKTAARDTSLIQLLEVDQATSPVARRMRRDWLLESGAELPEDELIITDVKPVQAPVVPAALAERQVVPPQIDARRESNPFLAPDVALRAPASSPRRRLDGWELMGPLYKAFETGAGGGAASMDLPEVPEFDRLSPKGLEVMPHQSRFLEAVRTGHRSFLLADEPGLGKTAQSVLAASVADAYPLLVVVPNVVKMNWAREVERWTPQRRATVIHGDGEAMDAFADVFIVNYEVLDRHLSWLSSIGLKGMVVDEAHFIKNLTSQRSQNVLALASRIREQVRDPLLLALTGTPLINDVEDFDAIWRFLGWTNGEKPGPELMEKLDTTGLTPADKAFYPAARDAVISMGIVRRKKKDVAADLPDKLIADLPVELDDEFGRSIRAAERELGERLAAKYRRIIEARGDRVVPGEADDDIVRLVAHGELEESKAAGSGSENVFTMVRRIGQAKAQLAADYAVQLQRSVGKVVFFAKHIDVMDAAEAHFASAGLRTVSIRGDQSTPARQEAIDAFNGDPEVAIAVCSLTAAGVGLNMQAASNVVLAELSWTAAEQTQAIDRVHRIGQEEPVTAWRIIAAHTIDTKIAELIDSKQGLAQRALDGDAVDPTSSDSVQLSALMHLLRQALGAA; via the coding sequence ATGCCGACCACGGCATCCACCGCCCAGAAGACGTCGTCACGGCGTCGCAAGGGCTCTTCGTCGCGCCGCGACGACGACGCACCACTGATCCCGATCCTCGCCCGCAAGGTGCGCGAGGTCGAGGCCAAGTCCCAGCGCGGAAAGCTCGGCCCCACCAACCGGGTGAAGTTCCAGGTCATCGCCTTCCTCGTTCGCGAGGAGCGCGCGCGGGTCAAGGCCGACGGCGAGATCGCCGACGGCGCCCGTGCCGAGCTGCTGAAGCGTCTCGACGGGGTCGCGACGATCCTCGCCAAGACGGCCGCCCGGGACACCTCGCTCATCCAGCTGCTCGAGGTGGATCAGGCGACGTCGCCCGTGGCCCGCCGCATGCGCCGGGACTGGCTGCTCGAGTCGGGCGCCGAACTGCCCGAGGACGAACTGATCATCACCGACGTGAAGCCGGTGCAGGCGCCCGTCGTGCCCGCCGCTCTCGCCGAGCGTCAGGTCGTCCCGCCCCAGATCGACGCCCGCCGCGAGTCGAACCCGTTCCTCGCGCCCGACGTCGCGCTCCGCGCACCGGCGTCCTCGCCTCGTCGCCGCTTGGATGGCTGGGAGCTCATGGGCCCTCTGTACAAGGCGTTCGAGACGGGTGCCGGCGGGGGAGCCGCCTCCATGGACCTCCCGGAGGTCCCCGAGTTCGACCGCCTGTCGCCCAAGGGACTGGAGGTCATGCCCCACCAGTCCCGGTTCCTCGAAGCGGTCCGCACCGGTCACCGCAGTTTCCTCCTCGCCGACGAGCCGGGCCTCGGCAAGACCGCGCAGTCGGTGCTCGCGGCATCCGTCGCCGATGCGTACCCGCTGCTGGTCGTCGTCCCCAACGTCGTGAAGATGAACTGGGCCCGTGAGGTCGAGCGCTGGACGCCGCAGCGGCGTGCGACGGTCATCCACGGCGACGGCGAGGCGATGGACGCATTCGCCGACGTCTTCATCGTCAACTACGAGGTGCTCGACCGGCACCTGTCGTGGCTCAGCTCGATCGGCCTGAAGGGCATGGTCGTCGACGAGGCGCACTTCATCAAGAACCTCACCTCGCAGCGCTCCCAGAACGTGCTCGCCCTCGCCTCGCGCATCCGCGAGCAGGTCCGCGACCCGCTCCTGCTCGCCCTCACGGGCACGCCGCTCATCAACGACGTCGAGGACTTCGACGCGATCTGGCGATTCCTGGGATGGACCAACGGCGAGAAGCCCGGTCCCGAGCTGATGGAGAAGCTGGATACCACGGGCCTGACGCCCGCCGACAAGGCCTTCTATCCGGCCGCGCGCGACGCGGTGATCTCGATGGGCATCGTCCGGCGCAAGAAGAAGGACGTCGCCGCCGACCTGCCCGACAAGCTCATCGCCGACCTCCCCGTCGAGCTGGACGACGAATTCGGTCGCTCCATTCGCGCCGCCGAGCGCGAGCTGGGCGAGCGACTGGCGGCGAAGTACCGCCGCATCATCGAGGCGCGCGGCGACCGCGTCGTTCCCGGCGAAGCCGACGACGACATCGTCCGGCTCGTCGCGCACGGTGAGCTCGAGGAGTCCAAGGCCGCAGGCTCCGGCTCCGAGAACGTCTTCACGATGGTGCGACGCATCGGTCAGGCCAAGGCGCAGCTCGCCGCGGACTACGCCGTGCAGCTGCAGCGTTCGGTCGGCAAGGTCGTGTTCTTCGCGAAGCACATCGACGTGATGGATGCCGCGGAGGCGCATTTCGCTTCCGCTGGGCTCCGCACCGTCTCGATCCGAGGCGACCAGTCCACGCCGGCGCGCCAGGAGGCCATCGACGCCTTCAACGGCGATCCGGAGGTCGCGATCGCGGTCTGCTCGCTCACGGCGGCCGGCGTCGGGCTGAACATGCAGGCGGCATCCAACGTCGTCCTCGCCGAGCTCAGCTGGACCGCCGCGGAGCAGACGCAGGCGATCGACCGCGTGCACCGCATCGGTCAGGAAGAGCCCGTCACCGCGTGGCGGATCATCGCGGCACACACGATCGACACGAAGATCGCCGAGCTCATCGACAGCAAGCAGGGGCTCGCGCAGCGGGCGCTGGACGGCGACGCCGTCGATCCGACGTCGAGCGACTCGGTGCAGCTGTCGGCGCTCATGCACCTGCTCCGCCAGGCGCTCGGCGCCGCCTGA
- a CDS encoding 6-phosphofructokinase — MKIGILTSGGDCPGLNAVIRGVVLKGTTTYDIEFVGIRDGWRGVVDGDFFPLTRHEVKGLSKVGGTILGTSRTNPYEGPRGGAENISKTMYGHRLDGIIAIGGEGTLAAADRLHKDGINVLGVPKTIDNDLHATDYSFGFDTAVNIASEAMDRLRTTGDSHQRCMVAEVMGRHVGWIALHSGIAAGAHVICIPEVPMSIDEVAEQVTKAHDRGRAPLVVVSEGFKLTGMDEAFSDKGLDAFNRPRLGGISEILAPEIERITGIETRATVLGHIQRGGSPSGFDRVLATRLGLHAADAVVDGAWGQMVAMKGTDIVRVPFAEALGELNTVPLYRYEEAAALFG; from the coding sequence ATGAAGATCGGCATCCTCACGAGCGGCGGCGACTGCCCGGGCCTGAACGCGGTCATCCGCGGCGTCGTCCTCAAGGGCACGACGACGTACGACATCGAGTTCGTCGGCATCCGCGACGGCTGGCGAGGCGTCGTGGACGGCGACTTCTTCCCGCTCACCCGCCACGAGGTCAAGGGTCTCTCCAAGGTGGGCGGCACGATCCTCGGCACGAGCCGGACCAACCCGTACGAGGGCCCGCGCGGCGGCGCCGAGAACATCTCCAAGACGATGTACGGCCACCGCCTGGACGGCATCATCGCGATTGGCGGTGAGGGCACGCTGGCCGCGGCCGACCGTCTGCACAAGGACGGCATCAACGTCCTCGGTGTGCCGAAGACGATCGACAACGACCTGCACGCGACCGACTACTCGTTCGGCTTCGACACCGCGGTGAACATCGCGAGCGAGGCGATGGACCGCCTCCGCACCACGGGCGACTCGCACCAGCGCTGCATGGTGGCCGAGGTCATGGGGCGCCACGTGGGCTGGATCGCGCTGCACTCCGGGATCGCCGCCGGCGCCCACGTCATCTGCATCCCCGAGGTGCCGATGTCGATCGACGAGGTCGCCGAGCAGGTCACCAAGGCCCACGACCGCGGGCGCGCGCCCCTCGTCGTCGTCTCGGAGGGCTTCAAGCTCACCGGCATGGATGAGGCGTTCAGCGACAAGGGCCTCGACGCGTTCAACCGCCCGCGCCTGGGCGGCATCAGCGAGATCCTCGCCCCCGAGATCGAGCGGATCACAGGCATCGAGACGCGTGCCACCGTCCTCGGCCACATTCAGCGCGGCGGTTCGCCGTCGGGCTTCGACCGCGTCCTCGCCACCCGGCTGGGCCTTCACGCGGCCGACGCCGTCGTCGACGGCGCGTGGGGTCAGATGGTCGCCATGAAGGGCACCGACATCGTGCGGGTGCCGTTCGCGGAGGCGCTCGGCGAGCTGAACACCGTTCCGCTGTACCGGTACGAAGAAGCCGCCGCGCTCTTTGGCTGA